In the genome of Flavobacterium panacagri, one region contains:
- a CDS encoding helix-turn-helix domain-containing protein — protein sequence MENYHLRIKEYRLQNNHTPEYVAIQMEMSVKTYEKIENGMIDLKLSKLDRLVKILGIKKSQIFELEN from the coding sequence ATGGAAAATTACCACTTAAGAATTAAAGAGTATCGGTTACAGAATAATCATACTCCAGAATATGTAGCGATTCAGATGGAAATGAGCGTAAAAACATATGAGAAAATTGAAAATGGAATGATCGATCTTAAATTATCAAAACTGGATCGATTAGTTAAAATCCTAGGCATTAAAAAAAGCCAGATCTTCGAATTAGAAAATTAA
- a CDS encoding helix-turn-helix transcriptional regulator, with protein sequence MKYSVYENIRKIRELKNFTREYVAAELKMSTSGYGKIERGDVDLTVSKLIEISKVLEVSIEFIFKFDVSIFFSETR encoded by the coding sequence ATGAAATATAGTGTATACGAAAATATTAGAAAGATAAGAGAATTAAAAAATTTTACTAGAGAATATGTGGCTGCTGAATTAAAAATGAGTACCAGCGGTTATGGTAAAATTGAGAGAGGCGATGTTGATTTAACTGTGTCTAAATTAATTGAAATTTCAAAGGTTTTAGAGGTCTCAATTGAGTTCATATTTAAATTCGATGTTTCAATTTTCTTTAGTGAAACTAGATAA
- a CDS encoding T9SS type A sorting domain-containing protein → METIIASGNSATGSSGTVTYSIGQVFYTYIGVESVYNVAQGIQHQEKGTSLDTPDIEKPTAEIFAFPNPTIDFVNITMNGLELEGQKYYRLYDIQGRLLKQNVINETEAQVSFSYLSPSVYLLVVYNDSQILKTFKIIKN, encoded by the coding sequence ATGGAAACCATAATTGCATCTGGAAATAGTGCAACTGGTAGCTCTGGAACGGTAACTTATTCAATTGGACAAGTTTTTTATACTTATATAGGAGTAGAATCTGTTTACAATGTAGCTCAAGGTATTCAGCATCAAGAAAAAGGCACATCGTTAGACACCCCAGATATCGAAAAACCTACTGCAGAAATATTTGCTTTCCCAAATCCAACAATAGATTTTGTAAACATAACGATGAATGGCCTAGAGTTAGAAGGACAAAAGTATTACAGACTCTACGACATACAAGGCAGGCTTTTGAAGCAAAATGTGATTAATGAGACAGAAGCGCAAGTAAGCTTCAGTTATCTTAGTCCATCAGTTTACTTATTGGTTGTCTATAATGACAGTCAAATTTTGAAAACATTTAAAATAATTAAAAATTAA
- a CDS encoding polyketide synthase yields MKRPNKNSLENEVNWKKMNYPQNALHELIIEQAMITPNAIALEFENQKFTYKDLSQTVNQMANYFLGQGLCPGQIVAVSMERNPNLIASLLAILQCGAAYLPLDPKFPTERLEFMLKDSEASFLLTTKLLSESLPAGFKNIVIEDVLSSLDQYPDTPLSIKVDNKSVAYMMYTSGSTGKPKGVTVTHKNLVNFLYSMAIEPGINANDKLLSITTISFDIAGLELFLPLITGASVVFADYETTRDGQLLLNLLQKKQITIVQATPTTWQMLLDSGWENPLALKALCGGEAMPLNLARQLISRCESLWNMYGPTETTIWSAVKNIKADDELITIGLPIANTQIYLLDEKGQITESGEIGEIVIGGDGVAEGYWKRPELTVEKFIPDSFSEIPNSILYRTGDLGKLLPNGDFQCLGRIDHQVKIRGHRIELGEIETALNTLSGIKQSAVIVSKYLGNEDKLVAYLKSSDQLQDDKQIHEALSKTLPEILLPSKYIWVDEFPITPNGKIDKKNLPVPENSRPDSAPLFKKPTTQLEKDIVKIWSEELKISSIGIDDNFFDLGGSSILAQKVTTLMRQQLSKELPVSKIYIHPTIRELALTLEKNDSENNTKEDAFKFKNNNEKANSSDIAIIGMAGRFPGSDTIDELWENLRDGKETISLFSKEELDSSLPESLRNDPLYIGARGILSSAKTFDAAFFGLNPQLAAAMDPQIRIFLEISYEALEQAGHLPKFYKGSIGVYSGCEINSYYENNIFNNTELKSSIGDLQIYTVNGKDFIAPRTSYHLNLKGPSVSVHSACSTSLLAVAEAVKAIRTGMCDIALAGGSSVTAPINSGHLYDDGFIKSPDGSTRSFDAEGKGTVFSDGAGVVLLKRLEEAEKDGDIVYGVIKGVGVNNDGGDKGSFMAPSPKGQAGAIINAFNDAQISPSTISYMEAHGTATPIGDPIEIEGLKIAYGKQEKNNYCALGTIKSNMGHTTAAAGVAGLMKILLAMRYKKIPPMVNFTKPNPNIDFENSPFYINNKLIDWNADGIRRAGVSSFGIGSTNVHAIVEEYIAKPLPSSTGRPLEILMWSAKNQNSLLGYENALGHFIDKSRSTPLADIAYSLNMTRDDFNHRSFLISNSTDDAAEKLLCLKSKNTKSSVLKNAPSEIGFLFPGQGSQYVQMGKTLYNNEKVYREAVDKCAELLMDELKLDIRDVIYPKDNCPEAEEQLKNTRLTQPSLFVTEYALSQLWMSWGIKPTFLCGHSIGEFAAAHLAGIFSLKDALHIVTMRGKLISELPGGSMLIVRVPVDQLNELIPETLSIAAINSTQFCVVSGRKEDITAFNQELDVKEIPNKLLNTSHAFHSFMMEPILDDFKKELEKIKLNIPRLPIISTASGTWLTDNEATNPDYWVNHLKNTVRFADAMNTAFELDDFILLEVGPGQTLTTLARQQAAGKIIPAFPSLNFPKDENDNEYSTLLNALGDLWARGLNPDWKAFYSEQQRQKIELPSYVFDRKHCWIEPLDVIQTIAVQKQAFTETSTIEVQTNANETKTSDSRKDTVLLKIADIIKNASGIIYETDAIDNTFLELGLDSLSLTQLSGKLKKEFDLPITFRQLNEAYSTPSLLADYIELNLPEEQLVEEVIESKTVAVQTNASITSKGTIQLSANQNQASLEQIVHQIHLLSQKVDQLQNFQTSSTNGNASFANLKVEHFDSVNRIETNGTNGHVNGINGFPKKEKIFDISKPLLEHTNAEKKYTIKANEPPVQGSKLGRDENGNPAWFIEDPNRIGNFVKIKL; encoded by the coding sequence ATGAAAAGACCTAACAAAAATAGTTTAGAGAACGAGGTAAATTGGAAAAAAATGAATTATCCTCAGAATGCATTACATGAGCTTATTATAGAACAAGCTATGATAACTCCCAATGCGATAGCACTTGAATTTGAAAATCAAAAGTTTACTTATAAAGACTTATCACAGACCGTAAATCAAATGGCTAACTATTTTTTAGGCCAAGGTTTATGCCCTGGACAAATTGTCGCAGTATCTATGGAGCGTAATCCTAATTTAATCGCTTCTCTTTTAGCTATTTTACAATGTGGAGCAGCATACTTACCGTTAGATCCAAAATTCCCAACTGAACGTTTAGAATTTATGCTTAAAGATTCGGAAGCAAGTTTTCTTCTCACAACAAAACTTCTTTCAGAGTCATTACCTGCAGGTTTTAAAAATATAGTAATAGAAGATGTACTGTCTTCACTTGATCAATATCCAGATACACCTTTATCTATTAAGGTAGATAACAAATCAGTAGCATACATGATGTATACTTCTGGATCAACAGGAAAACCTAAAGGCGTAACGGTTACTCATAAAAACCTAGTTAATTTTCTGTACAGCATGGCCATTGAGCCTGGTATCAATGCCAATGACAAGCTATTGTCCATTACCACGATTTCTTTTGACATTGCTGGTTTAGAATTGTTTTTACCTTTAATAACAGGCGCTTCGGTAGTTTTTGCTGATTATGAAACTACTCGTGACGGACAGCTTTTATTAAATCTTTTACAAAAAAAACAAATCACAATAGTACAGGCCACTCCTACTACATGGCAGATGCTCCTTGATTCTGGATGGGAAAATCCATTAGCTTTAAAAGCACTTTGCGGAGGTGAAGCCATGCCTTTAAATCTTGCCCGTCAGCTAATATCAAGATGTGAATCCTTATGGAACATGTATGGTCCAACCGAAACCACAATTTGGTCTGCCGTTAAAAATATTAAAGCTGATGATGAATTAATTACAATTGGACTTCCTATAGCTAATACTCAAATTTATTTATTAGATGAAAAAGGGCAGATTACCGAATCGGGAGAAATTGGAGAGATTGTTATTGGCGGGGACGGAGTCGCAGAAGGTTATTGGAAAAGACCAGAACTTACCGTCGAAAAATTCATTCCAGATTCATTCTCAGAAATACCAAATTCTATTCTTTATCGAACAGGAGATTTAGGAAAACTGCTACCAAATGGAGATTTCCAATGTCTAGGACGTATCGATCATCAGGTAAAAATTAGAGGCCACCGTATTGAATTAGGTGAAATCGAAACTGCTTTAAATACGCTTTCAGGTATAAAACAATCGGCAGTTATAGTAAGTAAATATCTTGGTAATGAAGACAAACTTGTTGCTTATCTAAAATCTAGTGATCAATTACAGGATGACAAACAAATTCACGAAGCACTTTCTAAAACATTACCAGAAATATTACTACCTTCAAAATATATTTGGGTTGATGAATTTCCTATAACTCCAAACGGAAAAATAGATAAAAAGAATTTACCTGTTCCGGAAAATAGCAGACCAGATTCTGCCCCACTCTTTAAAAAGCCAACTACACAACTAGAAAAAGATATCGTAAAAATATGGAGTGAAGAACTAAAGATATCAAGCATTGGTATAGATGATAATTTCTTTGATTTGGGAGGAAGCTCAATACTTGCACAAAAAGTAACGACACTAATGAGACAGCAATTATCAAAAGAATTGCCCGTTTCTAAAATTTACATTCACCCAACAATTAGGGAATTGGCTCTTACTCTAGAAAAAAACGATAGTGAGAATAACACTAAAGAGGATGCCTTTAAATTTAAAAACAATAATGAAAAAGCAAACTCCTCAGACATTGCTATTATTGGCATGGCAGGAAGATTTCCTGGTTCTGATACTATAGATGAATTATGGGAAAATCTTAGAGATGGAAAAGAAACAATTTCTTTATTTTCCAAAGAAGAGCTGGACAGCAGCCTGCCAGAAAGTCTTCGCAATGATCCATTATATATTGGTGCAAGAGGAATCCTGTCTTCTGCTAAAACATTTGACGCAGCATTCTTTGGATTAAATCCTCAGCTTGCGGCTGCCATGGATCCTCAAATAAGGATATTTTTAGAGATTTCTTACGAAGCATTAGAACAAGCCGGCCATCTTCCTAAATTTTATAAAGGAAGTATCGGAGTATATTCTGGATGTGAAATCAATTCTTATTATGAAAACAATATTTTTAATAATACTGAATTAAAAAGTTCAATCGGCGATTTGCAAATCTATACAGTAAACGGAAAAGATTTTATTGCACCTCGCACTTCTTATCATTTAAACCTAAAAGGCCCTTCTGTTAGTGTTCATTCTGCCTGTTCTACTTCATTATTGGCTGTTGCCGAAGCGGTAAAAGCAATACGAACTGGAATGTGCGATATAGCTCTTGCTGGCGGATCTAGTGTGACAGCACCAATTAATAGCGGTCACTTATATGATGACGGATTTATAAAAAGTCCAGATGGATCTACCAGATCTTTTGATGCTGAAGGAAAAGGAACTGTTTTTAGTGACGGAGCTGGAGTAGTTTTATTAAAAAGATTAGAAGAAGCTGAAAAAGATGGAGATATTGTATACGGAGTAATAAAAGGAGTTGGAGTAAATAATGACGGAGGCGACAAAGGCAGTTTTATGGCTCCAAGCCCAAAAGGACAAGCAGGTGCCATAATTAATGCTTTTAACGACGCACAAATATCACCTTCCACCATTAGTTATATGGAAGCACATGGAACTGCAACTCCAATAGGTGATCCTATAGAAATTGAAGGGCTTAAAATAGCATATGGTAAGCAAGAAAAAAATAATTATTGTGCCTTAGGAACTATCAAAAGTAATATGGGGCACACCACAGCGGCGGCTGGTGTAGCTGGATTAATGAAAATATTATTGGCAATGCGTTACAAAAAAATACCGCCAATGGTTAATTTCACTAAACCAAACCCCAACATAGACTTTGAAAACAGTCCTTTTTATATCAACAACAAACTAATTGATTGGAACGCAGATGGTATACGAAGAGCTGGAGTAAGTTCATTTGGCATTGGAAGCACCAATGTTCATGCTATTGTTGAGGAATATATTGCTAAACCTTTGCCATCATCTACTGGAAGACCTCTAGAAATATTAATGTGGTCTGCAAAAAATCAAAATAGTTTATTAGGTTATGAAAATGCTTTAGGACATTTTATTGATAAATCAAGAAGTACTCCTCTGGCAGATATTGCATATTCGTTAAATATGACTCGAGACGATTTTAATCACCGTAGTTTTTTAATTTCAAATTCGACAGATGATGCCGCTGAAAAATTACTTTGCCTAAAATCAAAAAATACCAAATCCTCAGTCTTAAAAAATGCTCCATCTGAAATTGGATTTCTTTTTCCTGGACAAGGGTCACAATATGTACAAATGGGCAAAACACTTTACAATAATGAAAAAGTGTATCGTGAAGCTGTAGATAAATGTGCTGAATTATTAATGGACGAATTAAAGCTGGATATTCGAGATGTTATCTATCCAAAAGACAATTGTCCTGAAGCAGAAGAACAATTAAAAAACACCAGATTAACACAGCCTTCTTTATTTGTAACAGAATATGCATTGTCTCAATTATGGATGAGCTGGGGGATAAAACCAACTTTTCTATGCGGTCATAGCATTGGAGAGTTTGCAGCCGCACACTTAGCTGGAATTTTCAGCTTAAAAGATGCTCTGCACATTGTTACAATGAGAGGAAAATTAATTAGTGAACTCCCAGGAGGATCAATGCTCATAGTTCGTGTGCCAGTAGATCAGTTAAACGAACTAATTCCTGAAACACTTTCGATTGCGGCAATAAATTCAACTCAATTCTGTGTGGTCTCTGGAAGAAAAGAAGATATCACAGCTTTTAATCAAGAGCTAGATGTAAAAGAAATTCCAAACAAATTATTAAATACAAGTCATGCTTTCCATTCTTTTATGATGGAGCCTATTTTAGATGATTTCAAAAAGGAATTAGAAAAAATAAAACTCAATATTCCTAGGCTGCCTATTATTTCAACTGCCTCAGGAACTTGGCTTACTGACAATGAAGCGACAAATCCAGATTACTGGGTCAACCATCTAAAAAATACAGTACGATTTGCAGATGCAATGAATACTGCTTTTGAACTGGATGATTTTATATTATTAGAAGTTGGTCCTGGCCAAACATTGACAACATTAGCACGTCAGCAGGCGGCTGGAAAAATTATACCAGCATTTCCAAGTTTAAATTTTCCAAAAGATGAGAACGATAATGAGTATTCTACTTTATTAAATGCTTTAGGTGATTTATGGGCAAGAGGACTAAATCCTGATTGGAAAGCTTTTTACAGCGAACAGCAAAGACAAAAAATAGAATTACCAAGTTATGTTTTTGATCGCAAACATTGCTGGATTGAACCTTTAGATGTTATTCAGACAATAGCAGTTCAAAAACAGGCATTTACTGAAACATCAACCATTGAAGTTCAAACAAATGCTAATGAAACTAAAACAAGTGATTCTAGAAAAGATACTGTACTTCTTAAAATTGCCGATATTATAAAAAATGCATCGGGCATAATTTATGAAACTGATGCCATAGATAACACATTTTTGGAATTAGGCCTAGATTCATTATCACTTACACAGTTATCTGGAAAACTAAAAAAAGAGTTCGATTTACCAATCACTTTTAGACAACTTAATGAAGCATATTCTACACCATCACTTTTAGCAGATTATATTGAATTAAATCTTCCTGAAGAACAGTTAGTTGAAGAAGTCATTGAAAGTAAAACAGTTGCTGTACAAACTAATGCATCAATCACTTCTAAAGGCACTATTCAATTATCAGCCAATCAAAATCAGGCTTCGTTAGAACAGATCGTTCATCAAATTCATCTTTTAAGTCAAAAAGTAGACCAATTACAAAATTTTCAAACATCATCAACAAATGGCAATGCTTCATTTGCGAATTTAAAAGTAGAACATTTTGATTCTGTAAACCGAATCGAAACGAATGGTACAAATGGGCATGTTAATGGAATTAATGGTTTCCCTAAAAAAGAAAAGATTTTTGACATTTCAAAGCCCTTACTTGAACATACTAATGCTGAAAAAAAATACACAATAAAGGCAAATGAACCGCCTGTACAAGGTAGTAAACTAGGGCGGGACGAAAATGGAAATCCTGCATGGTTTATAGAAGATCCTAATCGAATTGGAAATTTTGTAAAGATCAAACTGTAA